Proteins from one Penaeus monodon isolate SGIC_2016 chromosome 39, NSTDA_Pmon_1, whole genome shotgun sequence genomic window:
- the LOC119597536 gene encoding general transcription factor 3C polypeptide 1-like, whose product MELLWKEISLFELPKTKGIGIFNRYEHMDPELGIVLEPEEEPKDIYPFHPVEDESEGVRGSCKMFHERVNVSDSAALMTLAEVEELYGEKLVLVAADAAKNKAPASWHASTNQLAAMGRQPNSPMFLPPQASDEDHMITKQPHSQKGNKGQTYNGSSDASHDRACGVLLGMAPRVSADGGLSVGQSDYSEPEMWFYVERRSKFIMMIQRAVEILKLKPGYCAPYTAVKEEMGMPETSCRKLFKSTEFQRYIKNVTAPYRKVYPDASPSQWRCKGKDAEKFVRIMELMNPKIDPMEVCKAEEVAEEDEEDDSYPGILDQHRVRCWIKIYCVRIHTFLSIQLALGVTKGFKPKFNPYFSR is encoded by the exons ATGGAATTACTCTGGAAG GAGATCTCCCTTTTCGAGCTGCCGAAGACCAAAGGAATTGGAATATTCAACAG ATACGAACACATGGACCCTGAGCTGGGAATTGTGCTCGAGCCGGAGGAGGAGCCAAAAGACATCTACCCGTTCCACCCCGTAGAGGACGAGAGTGAAGGCGTGCGAGGGTCGTGCAAGATGTTCCACGAGCGCGTCAACGTATCCGATTCTGCGGCGCTGATGACCCTGGCTGAGGTGGAAGAGCT GTATGGAGAGAAGCTGGTGCTCGTGGCAGCAGATGCTGCGAAAAACAAGGCCCCTGCATCTTGGCATGCATCGACAA ATCAGCTAGCAGCCATGGGGCGACAACCCAATAGTCCTATGTTCTTACCACCGCAAGCGTCTGATGAAGATCACATGATCACCAAACAGCCCCACAGCCAAAAGGGGAACAAGGGACAGACCTACAATGGCTCATCGGATGCATCTCACGATCGTGCGTGTGGAGTTTTGCTTGGG atggctccacgtgtgtcAGCAGACGGAGGTCTATCAGTTGGCCAGAGTGACT actCAGAACCTGAAATGTG GTTCTATGTCGAGAGGCGCTCAAAGTTTATCATGATGATCCAAAGGGCAGTTGAGATCCTGAAGCTGAAACCAGGATATTGTGCTCCTTATACCGCTGTCAAGGAAGAGATGGGAATGCCAGAGACCTCTTGCAGAAAGCTCTTTAAGAGTACAGAATTCCAGAG ATACATAAAGAATGTGACTGCCCCTTATCGCAAGGTGTACCCAGATGCCTCCCCCTCTCAGTGGCGGTGTAAGGGCAAGGATGCCGAAAAGTTTGTCCGTATTATGGAGCTGATGAATCCCAAGATCGACCCTATGGAGGTGTGCAAAGCAGAGGAGGTAGctgaagaagacgaggaagatgaTTCCTATCCAGGCATACTCGACCAGCATAGGGTGAGGTGTTGG ATCAAAATCTACTGTGTGAGAATTCATACATTTTTAAGTATCCAGTTGGCATTAGGTGTAACCAAAGGGTTTAAACCAAAGTTTAATCCGTACTTTTCAAGATAA